The following proteins come from a genomic window of Miscanthus floridulus cultivar M001 chromosome 2, ASM1932011v1, whole genome shotgun sequence:
- the LOC136537850 gene encoding hydroxyproline O-galactosyltransferase GALT6-like has protein sequence MPPKRACRLALLAAAAAYLLFLLLFELPSFAVSTASPRHAHAQSHAATQRARRRELLHASSAPLHASSPLRPVRTAPLAVSSIRVNRRATNSSSSAAAASSIDASANAAFAAAAPHLARLLSAPASPSSSSSPSPSPSAAALVSCPATVSVPRDRLASGGGVAVDLPCGMAVGSRLTVVARPRAARAEVAGARDGAAPVMMSQFMLELLGTKAVQGEEPPRILHFNPRIRGDFSGRPVIELNTCYRMQWAQPQRCEGWASRPDDDTVDGELKCDKWIRDDNNETQESRMKLWLNRLIGRPNVNWPYAFAEGKQFVLIITAGLEGYHVNVDGRHVTSFPYRTGYNLEDASRLSLKGDIDVDSILAGSLPTSPPTSATKSYLEMSEQWKASPLPTEPVELFIGILSSANHFAERMAVRKSWMISTRRSSDVVARFFVALNGRNEVNEELKKEADYFGDIVIVPFMDSYDLVVLKTIAIVEYGVRVVPAKHIMKCDDDTFVRIESVLDQVNKVQRGKSIYVGNINYYHRPLRSGKWSVTYEEWPEEVYPPYANGPGYVISSDIAQYILSEFDNKTLRLFKMEDVSMGMWVEKFNTTRQPVEYLHDVRFYQPGCFDGYFTAHYQSPQHMICLWRKLQAGSAQCCNVR, from the exons ATGCCGCCGAAGCGCGCGTGTCGCCTCGCGCTgctggccgcggcggcggcgtacctcctcttcctcctcctcttcgagCTGCCCTCCTTCGCCGTCTCCACCGCGTCGCcccgccacgcccacgcccaatCCCACGCCGCCACGCAACGCGCCCGCCGCCGCGAGCTcctccacgcctcctccgcgccGCTGCACGCGTCCTCCCCGCTCCGCCCCGTCAGGACTGCCCCGCTCGCCGTCTCCTCCATCCGCGTCAACCGCCGCGCCACCAACTCCTCCTCGTCTGCTGCCGCCGCATCATCCATCGACGCCTCGGCCAACGCCGCCTTCGCCGCCGCGGCACCCCACCTCGCCCGCCTCCTCTCCGCTCCCGCTTCcccgtcctcatcctcctcccctTCGCCGTCCCCGTCCGCTGCCGCCTTGGTCTCCTGCCCTGCGACGGTCTCGGTGCCGAGGGACCGGCTCGCGAGCGGCGGGGGAGTCGCGGTGGACCTGCCGTGCGGGATGGCGGTGGGGTCGCGCCTCACGGTGGTGGCGCGGCCGCGGGCTGCGCGGGCGGAGGTAGCGGGAGCGAGGGACGGGGCTGCGCCGGTCATGATGTCGCAGTTCATGCTCGAGCTCCTGGGCACCAAGGCGGTGCAGGGGGAGGAGCCGCCCAGGATACTGCACTTCAACCCCAGGATCCGCGGGGACTTCAGCGGCCGCCCCGTCATCGAGCTCAACACTTGCTACCGGATGCAGTGGGCGCAGCCGCAGCGCTGCGAGGGGTGGGCGTCACGGCCGGACGACGACACTG TTGACGGGGAATTGAAGTGTGACAAATGGATTCGTGATGATAACAACGAGACACAAGAATCACGGATGAAATTGTGGCTGAACCGTTTGATTGGTAGGCCGAATGTCAACTGGCCATACGCATTTGCAGAGGGCAAGCAATTTGTTCTAATCATAACAGCTGGTTTGGAAGGCTACCATGTCAATGTTGATGGCCGGCATGTTACATCGTTCCCTTACCGCACT GGCTACAATCTCGAGGATGCGTCACGGTTGTCTTTGAAAGGAGACATTGACGTCGACTCCATTTTGGCTGGTTCTTTGCCCACTTCACCTCCTACTTCTGCAACAAAAAGTTATCTTGAGATGTCTGAACAGTGGAAGGCCTCACCCTTGCCAACTGAACCTGTTGAGCTTTTTATTGGCATCCTGTCATCTGCTAACCATTTTGCTGAGCGTATGGCTGTTCGCAAGTCATGGATGATTTCGACCAGGAGATCATCTGATGTTGTTGCTCGCTTCTTTGTTGCTCTG AATGGAAGAAACGAGGTCAATGAAGAGCTGAAGAAGGAGGCAGATTACTTTGGGGACATTGTTATAGTTCCATTCATGGATAGCTATGACCTTGTTGTTCTAAAAACTATTGCCATTGTTGAGTATGGG GTGAGGGTTGTTCCTGCAAAGCACATAATGAAATGTGACGATGATACATTTGTCAGAATTGAATCTGTATTGGATCAAGTAAACAAGGTCCAAAGGGGAAAGAGCATTTATGTGGGAAATATAAACTACTACCACAGACCCTTAAGATCTGGGAAATGGTCTGTCACATATGAG GAATGGCCAGAGGAAGTGTATCCTCCTTATGCTAATGGGCCTGGCTATGTCATTTCATCAGATATTGCTCAATATATTCTATCCGAGTTTGATAATAAGACATTAAGA CTATTCAAGATGGAAGATGTTAGTATGGGCATGTGGGTTGAGAAGTTCAATACTACTCGTCAGCCTGTAGAGTATTTGCATGATGTCAGGTTCTACCAGCCTGGCTGCTTTGATGGTTATTTCACCGCACACTACCAATCCCCACAACACATGATTTGTTTGTGGAGAAAGTTGCAAGCTGGGAGCGCTCAATGCTGCAACGTAAGATGA
- the LOC136537851 gene encoding uncharacterized protein yields MRALARTASLLRRAAGSAPTTAALHHHHPPPDVGSCLAKNLPGFFFNGYSTLLAPPSEVLIPPELLSSRTVWTPDRELGQYEDLVARVTNFHNEDKGFMVLDGDVFDVPIRKDIVHRVVRWQLAKRQQGTHSTKTISEVSGTGRKPYKQKGTGRARHGTLRGPQFRGGATMHGPKPRSHAIKLQKKVRRLGLKIALSARTAEGKLLVFEDLEVPSHKTKNIVQYIRQMDDTKKVLLVDGGDIDKKLKLATQNLHYVNVLPSIGLNVYSILQHDTLVMTRAAINRIVERMHTPINR; encoded by the exons ATGCGGGCCCTCGCGCGCACCGCGTCGCTGCTCCGCCGCGCCGCGGGGTCCGCGCCCACTACGGCGGcgctgcaccaccaccacccgccGCCGGACGTAGGCTCCTGCCTCGCGAAG aatctgccaggttTCTTTTTCAATGGGTATTCTACTCTTTTGGCTCCACCAAGTGAAGTGCTGATTCCACCAGAACTTCTTTCTAGCAGGACTGTGTGGACACCAGATCGGGAGCTTG GGCAGTATGAAGACCTGGTAGCTAGGGTTACAAACTTCCATAATGAGGACAAGGGCTTCATGGTTTTGGATGGTGATGTTTTTGATGTTCCAATTAGGAAGGATATTGTTCACCGGGTAGTAAGGTGGCAGCTTGCTAAAAGACAGCAG GGGACACACTCAACTAAAACTATCAGTGAAGTGAGTGGCACTGGAAGAAAGCCTTACAAGCAAAAAGGAACTGGAAGAGCACGGCATGGCACACTGCGTGGTCCCCAG TTCCGCGGTGGTGCAACCATGCATGGGCCTAAACCACGAAGCCATGCAATCAAGCTGCAGAAGAAAGTACGGCGGCTGGGGCTTAAGATTGCCTTGTCTGCTCGAACTGCAGAGGGAAAG CTCTTGGTCTTTGAGGACTTGGAAGTCCCTAGCCACAAGACAAAAAACATTGTGCAATACATTAGACAGATGGATGATACAAAGAAGGTtctgttggtggatggaggcgaCATTGATAAGAAGCTAAAGCTGGCTACTCAAAACCTTCACTACGTTAATGTACTTCCTTCCATA GGGCTCAATGTTTACAGTATCCTCCAGCATGACACCCTTGTAATGACTCGGGCTGCTATCAACAGAATCGTTGAGCGGATGCATACCCCCATCAACCGCTAG